Proteins encoded within one genomic window of Micromonospora halotolerans:
- a CDS encoding ArsA family ATPase, which produces MVPSEDAAPPLDVDQILADPGVRIVVCCGAGGVGKTTTAAALALRAAEQHGRRTVVLTIDPARRLAQSLGLTELDNTPRQVKGIDVESSGGQLHAMMLDMKRTFDDVVLQHTDPAKAAEIFANPFYQAMSSTFAGTQEYMAMEKLGQLHARGEWDLIVVDTPPSRSALDFLDAPARLSRFLDGRMLRLLLAPARSGGRSMFSLVTASFGMFSKVVQKVIGAQLLTDLSGFVAALDSMFGGFRQRAEQTYRILQARETAFLLVAAPEPDAVREAAYFAGRLGAERMPLAGLVLNRVHRPAVPDLSAADSLAAAERLAGAGGHERTAEVLRAHATLAEQAAREERVAARFTEAFPAVPAVSVTAQPADVHDVDGLRTIGEAISRH; this is translated from the coding sequence TTGGTGCCTTCCGAAGACGCGGCGCCACCGCTGGACGTCGACCAGATCCTCGCCGATCCGGGCGTGCGGATCGTGGTCTGCTGCGGGGCGGGCGGAGTGGGCAAGACGACCACCGCGGCGGCCCTGGCGCTGCGAGCGGCCGAACAGCACGGCCGGCGGACGGTGGTGCTCACCATCGACCCGGCCCGCCGGCTGGCCCAGTCGCTCGGCCTGACCGAGCTGGACAACACCCCACGCCAGGTCAAGGGCATCGACGTCGAGTCCAGCGGCGGCCAGTTGCACGCCATGATGCTCGACATGAAGCGCACCTTCGACGACGTGGTGCTCCAGCACACCGACCCGGCGAAGGCGGCGGAGATCTTCGCCAACCCCTTCTACCAGGCCATGAGCTCCACCTTCGCCGGCACGCAGGAATACATGGCGATGGAAAAGCTGGGCCAGCTGCACGCCCGGGGCGAGTGGGACCTCATCGTGGTGGACACCCCGCCGTCGCGCTCGGCGCTGGACTTCCTGGACGCGCCGGCCCGGCTCTCCCGCTTCCTGGACGGGCGGATGCTGCGGCTGCTGCTGGCCCCGGCCCGCAGCGGCGGACGGAGCATGTTCAGCCTGGTGACGGCCAGCTTCGGGATGTTCTCGAAGGTGGTGCAGAAGGTGATCGGCGCGCAGCTGCTCACCGACCTGTCCGGCTTCGTCGCCGCGCTGGACTCGATGTTCGGCGGGTTCCGGCAGCGGGCCGAGCAGACGTACCGGATCCTCCAGGCCCGCGAGACGGCGTTCCTGCTGGTCGCGGCACCGGAACCGGACGCGGTCCGCGAGGCCGCCTACTTCGCCGGCCGGCTGGGCGCCGAGCGGATGCCGCTCGCCGGCCTGGTGCTCAACCGGGTGCACCGGCCGGCGGTGCCGGACCTGTCCGCGGCGGACAGTCTGGCCGCGGCGGAGCGGCTGGCGGGTGCGGGCGGGCACGAGCGCACCGCCGAGGTGCTGCGGGCGCACGCCACGCTGGCCGAGCAGGCGGCCCGCGAGGAGCGGGTGGCGGCCCGGTTCACCGAGGCGTTCCCGGCGGTGCCGGCGGTGTCGGTGACGGCGCAGCCCGCCGACGTGCACGACGTCGACGGGCTGCGGACGATCGGCGAGGCGATCAGCCGGCACTGA
- a CDS encoding ArsA-related P-loop ATPase, whose amino-acid sequence MAATEQPAESAGRWPARLHVVTGKGGTGKTSVAAALALGLAAGGRRTLLVEVEGRQGIAQLFGTDPLPYEERHLTDAPGGGEVRALAVDAEEALLEYLDMFYKLGAAGRALRKLGAIDFATTIAPGLRDVLLTGKVKEATTRTSGQRRAYDAVVLDAPPTGRIGRFLNVTAETARLAKVGPIKTQSEGVSALLRSPMTAVHVVTLLEEMPVQETVDAIAELTKLGFPVGRVIVNGARPPVPADRPVTAAELKRGLAAAGLPTDAGTVAGLAAEARDQQVRRELEDSLRADLVELGLPLTELPLLPGGVDRAGLEALAETLVRAD is encoded by the coding sequence GTGGCAGCGACTGAGCAGCCGGCCGAGTCCGCCGGCAGATGGCCGGCCCGCCTGCACGTGGTGACCGGCAAGGGCGGCACGGGCAAGACCAGCGTGGCGGCGGCGCTGGCCCTCGGGCTGGCCGCCGGCGGCCGGCGCACCCTGCTGGTCGAGGTGGAGGGGCGGCAGGGCATCGCCCAGCTCTTCGGCACCGACCCGCTGCCCTACGAGGAGCGGCACCTGACCGACGCGCCGGGCGGCGGCGAGGTGCGTGCCCTGGCGGTCGACGCCGAGGAGGCGCTCCTCGAATACCTGGACATGTTCTACAAGCTCGGCGCGGCCGGCCGCGCGCTGCGCAAGCTGGGCGCCATCGACTTCGCCACCACCATCGCCCCGGGCCTTCGGGACGTGCTGCTCACCGGCAAGGTCAAGGAGGCGACCACCCGGACCAGCGGGCAACGCCGGGCGTACGACGCGGTGGTGCTGGACGCGCCGCCGACCGGGCGGATCGGCCGCTTCCTCAACGTCACCGCGGAGACCGCCCGGCTGGCCAAGGTGGGTCCGATCAAGACCCAGAGCGAGGGGGTCTCGGCGCTGCTCCGGTCGCCGATGACCGCGGTGCACGTGGTCACGCTGCTGGAGGAGATGCCGGTCCAGGAGACCGTCGACGCGATCGCCGAGCTGACCAAGCTCGGCTTCCCGGTCGGCCGGGTGATCGTCAACGGGGCCCGGCCCCCGGTGCCGGCCGACCGCCCGGTGACCGCCGCCGAGCTCAAGCGCGGGCTGGCCGCCGCCGGCCTGCCGACCGACGCCGGGACCGTGGCCGGCCTCGCCGCCGAGGCCCGTGACCAGCAGGTACGCCGGGAGCTGGAGGATTCGCTCCGCGCCGACCTGGTGGAGCTGGGCCTGCCCCTGACCGAGCTGCCGCTGCTGCCCGGCGGGGTCGACCGGGCGGGGCTGGAGGCGCTGGCCGAGACGCTCGTCCGGGCGGATTGA
- a CDS encoding Rv0361 family membrane protein — MTQPPIGGAAGSPGGPAHQEPTAGATPAPGDPATPGYPPHPQPAAPKKRRGLLIASIVLAAAVLLCGGGGTAAFLTLRQAEDGQGAKEPTVAVDGFLTAVYKDRDARAAATFVCSASRDDEKIAAKVAEVRKYAGQYQNARFRWTTPKVDNQTGDRATVSTRVTMTTADEKTADQELRFTVVRKTGWWVCEVA, encoded by the coding sequence ATGACCCAACCGCCCATCGGTGGCGCCGCCGGCTCGCCCGGAGGTCCCGCCCACCAGGAGCCGACCGCCGGCGCCACGCCGGCCCCCGGCGACCCGGCCACGCCCGGCTACCCGCCGCACCCGCAGCCGGCGGCTCCGAAGAAGCGGCGCGGCCTGCTGATCGCCTCGATCGTGCTGGCCGCGGCGGTCCTGCTCTGCGGCGGTGGCGGCACGGCCGCGTTCCTCACCCTGCGCCAGGCCGAGGACGGCCAGGGCGCCAAGGAGCCGACGGTCGCCGTGGACGGCTTCCTCACCGCGGTCTACAAGGACCGGGACGCCCGCGCGGCGGCCACCTTCGTCTGCTCGGCGTCGCGCGACGACGAGAAGATCGCCGCCAAGGTCGCCGAGGTGCGGAAGTACGCCGGGCAGTACCAGAACGCGCGGTTCCGCTGGACCACCCCGAAGGTGGACAACCAGACCGGGGACCGGGCCACGGTCAGCACCAGGGTCACCATGACCACCGCCGACGAGAAGACGGCCGACCAGGAGCTGCGCTTCACGGTGGTGCGGAAGACGGGTTGGTGGGTCTGCGAGGTCGCCTGA
- a CDS encoding DUF4177 domain-containing protein: MQKWEYATVPLLVHATKQILDNWGEDGWELVSVVPGPNPEQLVAYLKRPKG, from the coding sequence ATGCAGAAGTGGGAATACGCCACGGTCCCGTTGCTGGTCCACGCGACCAAGCAGATCCTCGACAACTGGGGCGAGGACGGCTGGGAGCTGGTCTCCGTGGTACCCGGTCCGAACCCGGAGCAGCTCGTCGCCTACCTGAAGCGCCCGAAGGGCTGA
- a CDS encoding RidA family protein: MSNGPHAKLAELGLTLPEVASPLASYVPAVQSGQHVYVSGQLPIAEGKLLATGKVGNGVSAEQAKDLAQRCALNALAAVDSLVGLENVVKIVKLTGFVASAPGFTGQPGVVNGASELFGAVFGEAGRHARSAVGVAELPLDAPVEVEVIVEVA, from the coding sequence ATGAGCAACGGACCGCACGCGAAGCTCGCGGAACTCGGCCTGACCCTGCCCGAGGTGGCGTCGCCGCTGGCCAGCTACGTGCCGGCCGTCCAGTCCGGGCAGCACGTCTACGTCTCGGGCCAGCTCCCGATCGCCGAGGGCAAGCTGCTCGCCACCGGCAAGGTCGGCAACGGCGTCTCCGCCGAGCAGGCGAAGGACCTGGCGCAGCGGTGCGCGTTGAACGCGCTCGCCGCGGTCGACTCGCTGGTCGGGCTGGAGAACGTGGTCAAGATCGTCAAGCTGACCGGCTTCGTGGCCAGCGCGCCCGGCTTCACCGGCCAGCCCGGCGTGGTCAACGGCGCCTCCGAGCTGTTCGGCGCCGTCTTCGGCGAGGCCGGCCGGCACGCCCGCAGCGCGGTGGGCGTCGCCGAGCTGCCCCTGGACGCCCCCGTCGAGGTCGAGGTCATCGTCGAGGTCGCCTGA